Proteins from a genomic interval of Vicinamibacterales bacterium:
- a CDS encoding TonB-dependent receptor has translation MMRFTRTLLWNGNSIRLVRRFGRLFEMVSPTRRGRLGLQLRGGLVMRALTVRISVVLCLLLTPIVASAQTSTISGTVKDASGGVLPGVTVEAASPVLIEKTRSTVTSGSGTYSILALRPGTYTVTYSLPGFGTVVRAGVVLTSDFTATINVDLKVGALEETLTVTGESPIVDTQSITQRVVMTAEVREALPTGRNIQAVGIMIPGTTIAQGGGGALSRDVGGSGNLQQSPLQYRGSGDTVQTIDGIRLNNLCAQGAYSGVYWNDSSFEEFSYVTGADSAEVGQGGMRVNMVPKDGGNSFRGSIIANYAGKDFTSDNCGSPGIGQPCTRSNLSGSKTFNANNTLTNVDAIQKIWDVNPSIGGPILRNKIWFNYTFRHWGSSKTKADSYFDADPSPFRYVADTSKPGIDDGHIVSNAGRVSWQASSNDKFSGYFDNQRKYRNHWGIASTIPPEAAGVQVTPTSYVGVAKWTRTHTNKLLFEAGFGVYNQNYTELYQPSVTGSEDKVWSDDAIMAARVYNVVDQSNGRQANAWPNPADHYSVLRTFSGAASYVAGAHSFRLGGTFSNGDWKLLTRWTGDMQPITYNAGVPVSVTLRLPSDRNNGINRDLGIYAQDRWSIGRITLNLGIRFDQFIGESRESSVLASRLSGGATFGECSDGKVDPGELCTGTVQNWKDISPRVGVAMDVFGNGRTAIKASWARYVAGQAIAFANQVNPIGALTGTDTRAWRDLDGNGLPLDNAGNIQFGELTNSAATPTFGRLTVPTTQYSPDLLDGWGKRGYNNEITFAMQHQLADRVSVNGGYYRRTFGNATFVDDLRYDESSYDTFCIKAPVDPDLPGGGGYQVCGVKDLKPAVFAQNLPANSLIRFSDDFGGETNLYQGFDLNLEARFRNGAFLRGGIAATARTFDNCNLLAAGLDAVVGAAAQGTEIYEDGSTGCHREYGYRPDAKVSGSYTLPLDIQLAGTFQHSRGVQNGGAGPSVGASWGVINAVANPQIGRNWTGVASRTVQLMREGLEYGEHNLNQLDLRLAKRFNVGKARLRVDFDLYNVFNSSWPFTINAAYSTAATGTWQRPTNVLQSRFFKLGGQISF, from the coding sequence ATGATGCGGTTTACGCGGACTTTACTTTGGAACGGTAATTCAATTCGTTTGGTTCGTCGCTTCGGTCGCTTGTTTGAAATGGTGTCACCCACGCGCCGTGGGCGGTTGGGCTTGCAACTTCGTGGAGGTCTTGTGATGCGTGCGCTCACGGTTCGGATTTCTGTAGTTCTCTGTCTTCTTCTCACGCCGATCGTCGCATCGGCGCAAACCAGTACCATTTCAGGCACCGTGAAGGACGCGTCGGGTGGCGTGCTTCCGGGTGTCACCGTGGAAGCCGCGAGTCCGGTGCTGATTGAAAAGACCCGCTCCACGGTCACCAGCGGGTCGGGCACCTACTCGATTCTCGCCCTCCGGCCCGGCACCTACACCGTCACCTACTCGCTCCCGGGTTTCGGCACCGTGGTGCGCGCAGGCGTCGTGCTGACGTCGGACTTCACGGCCACCATCAACGTCGACCTGAAGGTCGGCGCGCTCGAGGAAACCCTCACCGTGACCGGCGAATCCCCCATCGTTGACACGCAGAGCATCACGCAGCGCGTGGTGATGACGGCGGAAGTCCGCGAGGCGCTGCCGACCGGCCGCAACATCCAGGCCGTGGGCATCATGATCCCGGGCACGACCATTGCCCAGGGCGGCGGCGGCGCGCTGTCGCGCGACGTCGGCGGTTCGGGCAACCTGCAGCAGTCGCCCCTCCAGTACCGCGGCTCCGGCGACACGGTGCAGACCATCGACGGCATCCGCCTCAACAACCTGTGCGCCCAGGGCGCGTATAGCGGCGTTTACTGGAACGACTCGAGCTTCGAGGAGTTCAGCTACGTGACCGGCGCCGACTCGGCCGAAGTCGGCCAGGGCGGCATGCGCGTCAACATGGTGCCGAAGGACGGCGGCAACTCGTTCCGCGGCTCGATCATCGCGAACTACGCCGGCAAAGACTTCACCTCCGACAATTGCGGATCGCCGGGCATCGGCCAGCCGTGCACCCGCTCGAACCTGAGCGGCAGCAAGACCTTCAACGCCAACAACACGCTTACCAACGTGGACGCGATCCAGAAGATCTGGGACGTCAATCCCTCGATCGGCGGTCCGATCCTCCGCAACAAGATCTGGTTCAACTACACGTTCAGGCACTGGGGCTCATCGAAGACCAAGGCCGACTCCTACTTCGACGCCGACCCCTCGCCCTTCCGCTATGTGGCCGACACCAGCAAGCCTGGCATCGACGATGGCCACATCGTCAGCAACGCGGGCCGCGTTTCGTGGCAGGCGAGCAGCAACGACAAGTTCTCGGGCTATTTCGACAACCAGCGGAAGTACCGCAACCACTGGGGCATCGCCTCGACCATTCCGCCCGAGGCGGCCGGCGTCCAGGTAACGCCGACCAGCTACGTGGGCGTGGCCAAGTGGACGAGGACCCACACCAACAAGCTGTTGTTCGAGGCCGGCTTCGGCGTCTACAACCAGAATTACACCGAGCTGTACCAGCCCAGCGTCACCGGCTCCGAAGACAAGGTGTGGAGTGACGACGCGATCATGGCCGCACGGGTCTACAACGTCGTCGATCAGTCGAACGGCCGCCAGGCCAATGCCTGGCCGAACCCGGCGGACCACTATTCGGTGCTCCGCACGTTCTCGGGTGCGGCGTCGTACGTGGCCGGCGCGCACAGCTTCCGCCTCGGCGGCACCTTCAGCAACGGCGACTGGAAGCTGCTCACCCGGTGGACCGGCGACATGCAGCCGATCACCTACAACGCCGGCGTGCCGGTGTCGGTGACGCTCCGGCTGCCGTCCGACCGCAACAACGGCATCAATCGCGACCTCGGCATCTACGCGCAGGACCGCTGGTCGATCGGCCGGATCACGTTGAACCTGGGCATCCGCTTCGACCAGTTCATCGGCGAATCGCGCGAGAGCTCGGTGCTGGCCAGCCGGCTGAGCGGCGGCGCCACGTTCGGCGAGTGCTCGGACGGCAAGGTCGATCCGGGCGAACTGTGCACCGGCACGGTGCAGAACTGGAAGGACATCTCGCCGCGCGTCGGCGTCGCCATGGACGTGTTCGGCAACGGCCGCACGGCGATCAAGGCCAGCTGGGCGCGCTACGTGGCGGGCCAGGCAATCGCCTTCGCAAACCAGGTGAACCCGATCGGCGCGCTCACCGGCACCGACACCCGGGCGTGGCGCGACCTCGACGGCAACGGCCTGCCGCTCGATAACGCCGGCAACATCCAGTTCGGAGAGCTGACCAACTCCGCAGCGACGCCGACCTTCGGCCGGCTCACCGTTCCCACCACTCAGTACTCGCCCGACCTGCTCGATGGATGGGGCAAGCGCGGCTACAACAACGAAATCACTTTCGCGATGCAGCACCAGCTGGCGGATCGCGTGTCGGTGAACGGCGGTTACTACCGCCGCACGTTCGGCAACGCGACGTTCGTGGACGACCTCCGCTACGACGAGAGCAGCTACGACACGTTCTGCATCAAGGCGCCCGTGGATCCCGACCTCCCGGGCGGCGGCGGCTACCAGGTGTGCGGCGTGAAGGACCTGAAGCCCGCGGTGTTCGCCCAGAACCTGCCGGCCAACAGCTTGATCCGGTTCTCGGACGACTTCGGCGGCGAGACCAACCTCTACCAGGGTTTCGACCTCAACCTCGAAGCCCGCTTCCGCAACGGCGCGTTCCTGCGCGGCGGCATCGCCGCTACGGCGCGCACGTTCGACAACTGCAACCTGCTGGCGGCCGGCCTTGATGCCGTGGTCGGCGCTGCCGCCCAGGGGACCGAGATCTACGAGGATGGCTCCACCGGGTGCCACCGCGAGTACGGCTACCGGCCGGACGCCAAGGTGTCGGGTTCCTACACGCTGCCGCTCGACATCCAACTTGCCGGCACGTTCCAGCATTCGCGGGGCGTGCAGAACGGCGGCGCCGGTCCAAGCGTGGGCGCGAGCTGGGGTGTCATCAACGCGGTGGCCAACCCCCAGATCGGCCGCAACTGGACCGGCGTGGCATCGCGCACCGTCCAGTTGATGCGCGAGGGTCTCGAGTACGGTGAGCACAACCTCAATCAGCTCGACCTCCGCCTCGCCAAGCGCTTCAACGTCGGCAAGGCGCGGCTGCGCGTGGACTTCGACCTCTACAACGTCTTCAACAGCAGCTGGCCGTTCACCATCAACGCCGCCTACTCGACGGCGGCCACGGGCACGTGGCAGCGTCCGACCAACGTCCTGCAGAGCCGCTTCTTCAAGCTCGGGGGGCAGATTAGCTTCTAA
- a CDS encoding pyrroloquinoline quinone-dependent dehydrogenase yields the protein MRRVGILIALAVCWTGTFGAQSPSVEWTHYGGNAASQKYSPLDQINQDNVARLKVAWRWTSPDNAIVAANPMSRPGMYHDTPLMVKGVLYTVTSLGQIAAINPATGASIWVFDPANWKAGRPGNLGFVHRGISYWSEPSTALGPGGAKERLLLGTSDAYLISVDAKTGALDPTFGQGGRIDLMDGLANAVRSTNYAVTAAPIICRDVVVVGASIHDVPTHKEWPRGDVSGFDVRTGKKLWTLHSIPQKGEFGNETWSDDSASYSGSTNVWTNMSADEELGYVYLPFGTPTDDWYGGHRPGANLFAESLVALDARTGKRVWHFQAVHHGVWDYDLPAAPVLADIRVDGKDIKAVAQVSKQGFTYVLDRRTGTPVWPIEERPVPQSTVPGERTSATQPFPSKPPAFERQGLSESDLIDFTPELKQAALEAIKPFDYGPLYTPPSEKGTIALPGWVGGANWAGAAFDPEHGTLYVPSLTSPIVIQLVKPDPSKSNLLYVRGGVQAPPTLDGLPVVKPPYGRVTAIDLNKGDTKWMTAVGDGPREHPLLKDLKLPPLGAALRHAPLVTRSLLFIATGQGNLGGGRNLPVGGRPLSTGVTPDPVKLRAYDKATGALVWEFLPPARPLASPMTYSFQGVQYLVVAAGSGASAELIAFTLGS from the coding sequence ATGCGCCGAGTCGGAATCCTGATCGCGCTCGCCGTCTGCTGGACCGGGACGTTTGGCGCCCAATCACCGTCCGTCGAGTGGACGCATTACGGTGGCAACGCGGCCTCGCAGAAGTACTCGCCGCTCGATCAAATCAACCAGGACAACGTCGCCAGGCTGAAGGTGGCCTGGCGGTGGACGTCGCCCGACAACGCGATTGTGGCGGCGAACCCGATGTCGCGGCCCGGCATGTACCACGACACGCCGCTGATGGTGAAGGGCGTGCTCTACACGGTGACGTCGCTGGGGCAGATTGCCGCCATCAACCCGGCGACCGGCGCGTCGATCTGGGTGTTCGACCCCGCCAACTGGAAGGCGGGCCGGCCCGGCAACCTCGGGTTCGTGCATCGCGGCATCTCGTACTGGTCGGAGCCCTCGACTGCGCTCGGGCCAGGCGGCGCGAAGGAACGCCTGCTGCTCGGCACGTCCGACGCGTATCTGATCTCGGTGGACGCGAAGACCGGCGCGCTCGACCCCACGTTCGGCCAGGGCGGGCGGATCGATCTGATGGACGGCCTGGCCAACGCCGTGCGCAGCACGAACTACGCAGTGACCGCCGCGCCGATCATCTGCCGCGACGTGGTCGTCGTCGGCGCCAGCATCCACGACGTCCCGACGCACAAGGAGTGGCCGCGCGGCGACGTGAGCGGCTTCGACGTGCGCACCGGCAAGAAGCTGTGGACGCTGCATTCGATCCCGCAGAAGGGTGAGTTCGGCAACGAGACGTGGTCGGACGACTCGGCGAGCTACTCCGGCAGCACCAACGTGTGGACCAACATGTCAGCCGACGAAGAGCTCGGCTACGTGTATCTGCCCTTCGGCACGCCGACCGACGACTGGTACGGCGGCCATCGTCCGGGCGCCAACCTGTTCGCGGAAAGCCTGGTCGCGCTCGACGCGCGCACCGGCAAGCGCGTGTGGCACTTCCAGGCCGTGCATCATGGCGTGTGGGACTACGACCTGCCGGCGGCGCCGGTGCTGGCCGACATACGCGTGGACGGCAAGGACATCAAGGCGGTGGCGCAGGTCAGCAAGCAGGGCTTCACCTACGTGCTCGATCGGCGGACCGGTACGCCGGTATGGCCGATCGAGGAGCGGCCGGTGCCGCAGTCCACGGTGCCCGGTGAACGCACCTCGGCGACCCAGCCGTTTCCGTCCAAGCCGCCCGCGTTCGAGCGGCAGGGGCTGTCCGAAAGCGACCTCATCGACTTCACGCCCGAGCTGAAGCAGGCGGCGCTCGAGGCGATCAAGCCGTTCGACTACGGTCCGTTGTATACGCCGCCGTCCGAGAAGGGCACGATCGCGCTGCCCGGATGGGTCGGAGGCGCCAACTGGGCCGGAGCGGCGTTCGATCCGGAGCACGGCACGCTCTACGTGCCGTCGCTCACGAGCCCCATCGTCATTCAGCTGGTGAAGCCAGACCCGTCGAAGAGCAACCTCCTCTACGTGCGCGGCGGCGTGCAGGCGCCGCCGACGCTGGACGGCTTGCCGGTGGTGAAGCCGCCGTACGGGCGCGTGACGGCGATCGATCTCAACAAGGGCGACACCAAGTGGATGACGGCGGTCGGCGACGGCCCGCGCGAGCATCCGCTGCTCAAGGACCTGAAGCTGCCGCCGCTCGGCGCGGCGCTTCGCCACGCGCCGCTGGTGACCAGGAGCCTGCTGTTCATCGCGACGGGCCAGGGCAACCTCGGCGGTGGCCGCAACCTGCCGGTCGGCGGACGTCCGCTGTCCACAGGCGTGACACCCGACCCGGTCAAGCTCCGCGCCTACGACAAGGCCACCGGCGCGTTGGTGTGGGAATTCCTGCCCCCGGCGCGCCCGCTGGCGTCGCCGATGACCTACTCGTTCCAGGGCGTTCAGTACCTGGTTGTTGCCGCGGGCAGTGGTGCGTCGGCTGAACTGATTGCATTCACATTGGGGTCGTAA
- a CDS encoding PHB depolymerase family esterase: MRNVASGFSRIFHVSRTIVVAALVMVPSLAAAQALPNISSLSVRYNTRKATVKPQGELKAQIDAVDKEIAAANRLGRIGEVRRQIAKGMTLLDGQPWTPALDFQNSLALRSERTVIDSSVPYALRLEQIYSPSMELTPALSAKVVLRKRMPPPPPGSAPAMAPPGRELGVFDGLSRDLRESPFAIELNLAGAEDGPYVIETEVLDGTTSLATATLGVVLHKGLDARLRALEAAATSLVPAVRADVTYPADYIRNVNRGRYGLGTFSVGPEIATAEAVLAAAQGGKNPFKTKTGDFERHYVLEGPNEVMPYRVYVPKSYSATTGTPLVIALHGLGGNEDSMFDQYSKLPPQLAEKHGFLLAAPNGFRVDGFYGSTMMGAGDAASRRRVEYSEKDVLEVLRLMKANYKVDESRIYLLGHSMGAIGTWALGAKYPDTWAALVPFSGMGAATMAERMKGIPQFVVHGDNDATVNVNGSRSMVAALKQAGATVTYLEIPGGSHTDVVVPNLPKAFEFLAAQKKASPVATQQQ, translated from the coding sequence ATGCGAAATGTAGCATCCGGCTTCAGCCGGATATTCCACGTCAGCCGGACCATCGTCGTGGCCGCCCTTGTGATGGTCCCGTCGCTGGCCGCCGCGCAGGCATTACCGAACATCAGTTCGCTGTCGGTCCGCTACAACACGCGGAAGGCGACGGTGAAGCCTCAGGGCGAGCTGAAGGCGCAGATCGACGCGGTGGACAAGGAGATCGCCGCGGCGAACCGGCTCGGCAGGATCGGCGAGGTGCGTCGGCAGATCGCGAAGGGCATGACGCTGCTCGACGGCCAGCCGTGGACGCCGGCCCTCGACTTCCAGAACTCACTCGCGCTGCGCAGCGAGCGGACCGTGATCGATTCGTCGGTGCCGTACGCGCTGCGGCTCGAGCAGATCTACAGCCCGTCGATGGAATTGACCCCGGCGCTCTCGGCCAAGGTCGTGCTGCGCAAGCGGATGCCGCCGCCCCCGCCCGGGAGCGCGCCGGCGATGGCGCCGCCGGGGCGCGAGCTTGGCGTGTTCGACGGGCTCAGCCGCGACCTGCGCGAGTCGCCATTCGCGATCGAGCTCAACCTGGCGGGCGCCGAAGACGGACCGTACGTGATTGAGACCGAGGTGCTGGACGGCACGACGTCGCTTGCCACCGCCACGCTGGGCGTCGTGCTGCACAAGGGGCTCGACGCGCGGCTGCGCGCGCTCGAGGCCGCGGCGACGTCCCTGGTGCCGGCAGTTCGCGCCGACGTCACCTATCCGGCGGACTACATCCGCAACGTCAACCGCGGCCGCTACGGCCTCGGCACGTTCAGCGTCGGCCCCGAGATCGCCACGGCCGAAGCGGTGCTGGCGGCGGCCCAGGGCGGCAAGAACCCGTTCAAGACGAAGACCGGCGACTTCGAGCGCCACTACGTGCTCGAAGGACCGAACGAGGTGATGCCGTACCGCGTCTACGTGCCCAAGTCGTACTCCGCCACCACCGGCACGCCGCTCGTGATCGCGCTGCATGGCCTCGGCGGGAACGAAGACTCGATGTTCGACCAGTACTCGAAGCTGCCGCCGCAGCTCGCGGAGAAGCACGGCTTCCTGCTGGCCGCGCCGAACGGCTTCCGGGTGGACGGGTTCTACGGCTCGACCATGATGGGCGCCGGTGACGCCGCGTCGAGGCGCCGCGTCGAATACAGCGAGAAAGACGTGCTCGAGGTGCTGCGCCTGATGAAGGCCAACTACAAGGTGGACGAGTCGCGGATCTACCTCCTCGGCCATTCGATGGGCGCGATCGGCACATGGGCGCTCGGCGCCAAGTACCCGGACACCTGGGCGGCGCTGGTGCCGTTTTCGGGGATGGGCGCCGCCACGATGGCGGAGCGGATGAAGGGCATCCCGCAGTTCGTGGTCCACGGCGACAACGACGCCACCGTCAACGTCAACGGATCGCGATCGATGGTCGCGGCGCTGAAACAGGCCGGCGCCACCGTGACCTATCTCGAGATTCCCGGCGGCAGCCACACCGACGTGGTGGTGCCGAACCTGCCGAAAGCCTTCGAGTTCCTGGCGGCACAGAAGAAAGCGTCGCCGGTAGCTACCCAACAACAATAG
- a CDS encoding heavy metal-binding domain-containing protein, protein MRYVLALALACTIGVSGQELLPGTARPLIDPSKPSTTSGYICPMHPNEVKAEPGTCSICGMTLVPGDPMATADYVMGVTLEPRAPKVGQKVKFRFAVLHPLTGAPVKDFAEVHDRLFHLFIVSRDMTQWFHEHPVMDKDGSFVLEHTIPSAGHYVLFSDFMPLGGGPQLIATPFSTAGFEGDLASSIPALTPDTTFTKTADGVVVELAATPAKLISGEETDLPIHFEDEKTGEPVKNLQRYLGAFGHAMMLSEDMTEHVHAHPEEMLEGTTVTEGGGPDLVFHALFPKPGMYRIWLQFQRNGRLSMIPFTVRVLRAGETPASP, encoded by the coding sequence ATGCGGTACGTCCTCGCCCTCGCCCTCGCGTGCACCATCGGCGTCTCCGGCCAGGAGTTGCTGCCGGGCACGGCTCGCCCGCTGATCGATCCCAGCAAGCCCTCCACCACCAGCGGATACATCTGCCCGATGCATCCCAACGAGGTGAAGGCCGAGCCGGGGACGTGCAGCATTTGCGGCATGACGCTGGTGCCGGGCGATCCCATGGCGACGGCGGATTACGTGATGGGCGTCACCCTGGAGCCGCGCGCGCCGAAGGTGGGGCAGAAGGTGAAGTTCCGCTTCGCGGTGCTGCACCCGCTCACCGGCGCGCCGGTGAAGGACTTCGCTGAAGTCCACGACCGCCTCTTCCACCTCTTCATCGTCAGCCGCGACATGACGCAGTGGTTCCACGAGCATCCGGTGATGGACAAGGACGGGAGCTTCGTCCTGGAGCACACCATCCCCTCGGCCGGCCACTACGTGCTGTTCAGCGACTTCATGCCGCTTGGCGGCGGGCCGCAGCTGATTGCCACGCCGTTCTCAACCGCGGGTTTCGAGGGCGACCTTGCCTCGTCCATCCCCGCGCTCACGCCCGACACGACGTTCACCAAGACCGCCGACGGCGTGGTGGTCGAGCTCGCCGCGACCCCGGCGAAGCTGATCTCCGGCGAAGAAACCGACCTTCCGATTCACTTCGAGGATGAGAAGACCGGCGAGCCGGTGAAGAACCTGCAGCGCTACCTCGGCGCCTTCGGCCACGCGATGATGCTGAGCGAAGACATGACCGAGCACGTGCACGCGCATCCGGAAGAGATGCTCGAAGGCACGACCGTCACCGAGGGCGGCGGGCCGGATCTCGTCTTCCACGCGCTCTTCCCGAAGCCAGGCATGTATCGCATCTGGCTGCAGTTCCAGCGCAACGGCCGCCTGTCGATGATCCCGTTTACGGTGCGAGTGTTGCGGGCGGGCGAGACGCCTGCCTCGCCGTAG
- a CDS encoding HisA/HisF-related TIM barrel protein, with the protein MLIPSIDLQGGKVVQLVQGDKLAISSDDLDGWIAKFAKFPKVQLIDLDAAMSRGNNDALVRRIAAKLPCRVGGGVRSVRRAEELIAAGARAVIAGSGLFRRGDGNDLSQMIDHDFARALADTVGMSRVIAAVDSRAGHVCIHGWKTVLPLTAVQAVRLLEGYCEEFLYTHVDKEGLMQGTDMAAIKAVAGATERKLTAAGGITTRQEIDALDALGIDAVVGMAIYTGSLAID; encoded by the coding sequence ATGCTGATCCCTTCGATTGATTTACAAGGCGGCAAGGTTGTCCAACTCGTCCAGGGCGACAAGCTCGCGATCTCGTCCGACGATCTCGATGGCTGGATCGCGAAGTTCGCGAAGTTCCCCAAGGTCCAGCTGATCGACCTCGACGCCGCCATGTCGCGCGGCAACAACGACGCGCTGGTGCGGCGGATCGCCGCGAAGCTGCCCTGCCGGGTCGGCGGCGGCGTGCGCAGCGTGCGCCGCGCCGAAGAGCTGATTGCCGCCGGCGCGCGGGCGGTGATTGCCGGCTCGGGATTGTTCCGCCGCGGCGACGGCAACGACCTGTCGCAGATGATCGACCACGACTTCGCGCGCGCGCTGGCCGACACCGTCGGCATGAGCCGCGTGATCGCCGCGGTTGACTCACGCGCCGGGCACGTCTGCATCCACGGCTGGAAGACGGTGCTGCCGCTGACCGCTGTGCAGGCCGTGCGGCTGCTCGAGGGCTACTGCGAGGAGTTCCTCTACACGCACGTGGACAAAGAAGGCTTGATGCAGGGCACCGACATGGCCGCCATCAAGGCCGTCGCGGGCGCCACCGAGCGCAAGCTCACCGCCGCCGGCGGCATCACCACCCGCCAGGAAATCGACGCCCTCGACGCCCTCGGCATCGACGCCGTCGTCGGGATGGCCATCTATACGGGGTCGTTAGCCATCGATTGA
- the hisF gene encoding imidazole glycerol phosphate synthase subunit HisF: MLSKRIIACLDVRDGKVVKGVNFEGLRDAGDPAALARRYNVEGIDEIVILDVTATVEARQARAHTIAAVAREIFLPLAVGGGIHSEADAAAAIEAGADKVSLNTAALKQPGLITTLAKRYGSQAVIVAIDAKSIRLKPDSTETRYAVYVRSGQAATPRDAVEWAREATDRGAGEILLTSIDRDGTKAGFDCAMTAAVSDAVNIPVIASGGAGTFEHFAEVFREGHADAALAASIFHFNEKSVSALKAFLSNAGIPVRIC, encoded by the coding sequence GTGTTATCCAAACGAATAATTGCCTGCCTCGACGTCCGCGACGGCAAGGTCGTGAAGGGCGTCAACTTCGAGGGCCTGCGCGATGCCGGCGATCCGGCGGCACTGGCGCGGCGCTACAACGTGGAAGGCATCGACGAGATCGTGATCCTCGACGTCACCGCCACGGTGGAGGCGCGCCAGGCGCGCGCCCATACCATTGCGGCCGTGGCGCGGGAGATCTTCCTGCCGCTGGCGGTGGGCGGCGGCATCCACAGCGAAGCCGATGCCGCGGCGGCAATCGAAGCGGGCGCCGACAAGGTCAGCCTGAACACCGCGGCGCTCAAGCAACCCGGGCTGATCACCACGTTGGCGAAACGCTACGGCAGCCAGGCGGTGATCGTGGCCATTGATGCGAAGTCAATCCGGCTAAAGCCGGACTCCACGGAAACCAGGTACGCGGTCTACGTCCGCAGCGGGCAGGCGGCCACACCGCGCGACGCCGTCGAGTGGGCGCGCGAGGCCACCGACCGCGGCGCCGGGGAGATCCTGCTCACCTCGATCGATCGGGATGGGACGAAAGCCGGGTTCGACTGCGCGATGACGGCCGCGGTGTCGGACGCGGTGAACATCCCCGTGATCGCGTCAGGCGGCGCCGGCACCTTCGAGCACTTCGCCGAGGTCTTCCGCGAGGGCCACGCCGACGCCGCGCTGGCCGCATCGATCTTTCACTTCAATGAGAAATCGGTGAGCGCGCTGAAGGCCTTTTTGAGCAACGCTGGCATTCCAGTAAGAATATGCTGA
- the hisH gene encoding imidazole glycerol phosphate synthase subunit HisH: protein MIALVDYGAGNLTSVRKALAAIGASAWTPTVPGELGRAHGIIVPGVGHFDATRGLTEDWRTAITATVAGGTPLLGICVGLQWLFEGSVEAPDVPGLGLFKGMCRRVGVRPLDIRNPSRGQTPLKVPHVGWNSLSMPRPSKLMAGITPGTQVYFTHSYAAPVIDDTVAICEYGVPFSAAVERGRVSGVQFHPEKSGDAGLKILSNWLQSCDPK, encoded by the coding sequence GTGATCGCACTCGTTGACTACGGCGCCGGCAACCTCACCTCGGTGCGCAAGGCGCTGGCGGCGATCGGCGCCAGTGCCTGGACGCCGACGGTGCCCGGCGAGCTCGGCCGCGCCCACGGCATCATCGTCCCGGGCGTCGGCCACTTCGACGCCACGCGCGGACTGACGGAAGACTGGCGGACGGCGATCACGGCCACGGTCGCCGGCGGCACGCCGCTGCTGGGCATCTGCGTCGGCCTGCAGTGGCTGTTCGAAGGCAGCGTCGAGGCCCCGGACGTTCCCGGGCTCGGGCTGTTTAAGGGAATGTGCCGGCGCGTAGGGGTCAGACCCCTCGACATCAGGAACCCCTCTCGGGGTCAGACCCCCTTGAAAGTGCCGCATGTTGGCTGGAACAGCCTCTCCATGCCCCGGCCGAGCAAGTTGATGGCCGGAATCACGCCGGGCACGCAGGTCTACTTCACGCACTCCTACGCCGCGCCGGTGATCGACGACACCGTGGCGATCTGCGAATACGGCGTCCCGTTCAGCGCTGCGGTTGAGCGGGGCCGGGTGTCCGGTGTTCAGTTTCATCCTGAGAAGTCCGGCGATGCCGGCCTGAAGATTTTGAGTAACTGGTTGCAGTCGTGTGACCCGAAATGA
- the hisB gene encoding imidazoleglycerol-phosphate dehydratase HisB, translating to MIDRRTAETQIKVTLSLDGKGKYENRTGIRFLDHMLDLVARHGGFDLKVKATGDLDVDQHHTVEDAGIALGEAVLAAIGNKRGINRAGYFVMPMDETLAVAAIDLSGRPHAVIDTKVTVRMVGDLQTELVHDFFDGFAMAARANVHLKVMYGRSNHHKIEACFKAFARALRVACSKDKRMARTLPSTKGLL from the coding sequence GTGATCGATCGGCGGACCGCCGAAACGCAGATCAAGGTGACGCTGTCGCTCGACGGTAAGGGCAAGTACGAGAACCGCACCGGCATCCGCTTTCTCGATCACATGCTGGACCTGGTGGCGCGCCACGGCGGGTTCGACCTCAAGGTCAAGGCCACCGGCGACCTCGACGTCGATCAGCACCACACCGTGGAAGACGCCGGCATCGCGCTGGGCGAGGCGGTGCTGGCGGCGATCGGCAACAAGCGCGGCATCAACCGCGCCGGCTACTTCGTGATGCCGATGGACGAGACGCTGGCGGTGGCGGCCATCGACCTGAGCGGGCGCCCGCACGCGGTGATCGACACCAAGGTCACGGTGCGGATGGTCGGCGACCTGCAGACCGAGCTGGTGCACGACTTTTTCGACGGCTTCGCAATGGCGGCCCGCGCCAACGTCCACCTCAAGGTGATGTACGGCCGCTCCAACCATCACAAGATCGAAGCCTGCTTCAAGGCGTTCGCGCGCGCGCTGCGGGTGGCGTGCTCGAAAGACAAGCGGATGGCGCGCACGCTGCCGAGCACCAAGGGCCTGCTGTGA